The DNA segment CTGTCGGACGCCATCTCCAGCGCGCCGCGTACCGCCGAATCATCGAACGGGTAGACGAAATAGGCGGCCGACTCGCGCAGGCGCGCCAAGTGGTCTTCCAGCAGCCACCAGCCGGAGTCCCGGTCCCACAAAAGCGTTTCGATCAGTGCGGGGCGTGCCTGCGGCGCCGCCAGGAAGGCGGCCTTCAGCAGGCATTCGTCCCATTCGGCCGGGCCGTCGGAATCGGCGACGACGCCGCTGCCGATGCCCATGCGCGCGGTGCCGCCCGCATCCACGACCAGGGTTCGGATGGGGACGCTGAACGCGGCGTCGCCATCGGGCGAGATGTGTCCGATGGCGCCCGTGTAGACGCCGCGCGGCCGCTGCTCCAGCGCGGCGATGATCTCCATGGCGCGGATCTTGGGCGCGCCGGTGACCGAGCCGCAGGGAAACACCGAGCGCAGCAGGTCGAGGCTGCGCGTGGCGGGCGGCACCGCGCCCCGGACCGTCGAAATCATCTGCAGCACGGTGGGATAGGCATCGACGTGAAACAGGTCTTCGGCCGACACGGATCCGGGCAGGGCCATGCGCGACAGATCGTTGCGCTCCAGGTCGACGATCATCAGGTTCTCGGCGCGGGACTTGGCGTCGCCGGACAGCGCGGCTTTCGCCGCCTCGTCCTCCTCGAACCAGCGGCCGCGCGCCGCCGTGCCCTTCATGGGCTTCACGGTCACCTGGTCACCGGCGCGGCTCAGGAACAACTCGGGCGAATGAGACGAGACGCACCAGTCCCCGGCCGCGAGGAAAGCCCCATGGGACACTGGCTGTGCCTGGCGCAGCGCCGCGTGCAGCGCCAGCGGATCGCCGTCAAAGGCCGCGGCGGCATCCATGGTCAGGTTGATCTGGTAGACGTCGCCGGCCGCGATCCAATCCTGGATCCGCGCGAAGGCTTCCAGATATCCCTCGCGGGTCTGGACCGGTTGCAGCGGCGACAGGGTGTAACCGGTGCCCTGCGTGCGCTCGCGCCAGAACAGCTCCACATCCGCCCGGTCGAGCCGCCGGCGGCGGCGGAACAGCCCGAACCAGATCAGGGGCTCGCGCCGGTCCGATGGCATCAGGGGGCGCAGGCGCGGCTCGAGGGCATAGCCGACCTCGTAGGACAGCCAGCCCGCCGCGAACAGTCCCTCGTCGAGCCCAGCCTGGATGGCCTCCAGCGCCGCTTCGATCCCGGCCGGATCATCGCAGCGCACGATCCGCTCCGGCTGCTCGAACAGGAACGAGGCCGCGCGCGGGTCGCGGCTGTTTTCCAGCAGGACGAAGCAGTCGGACGGCATCAGCACGGTCATCAGGCCGGTCTAGCGGATCGTGCGCGCGTTCGGAAGGGGCATGTTGTCTCGACGCGCCGGCCGGTCCTTCCTATGCTGGCGGCCATGTTCGGCGACGGAACGAGACACACGATCATCCGGCTGCTCACGGGCGCGGCGCTGCTCGCCGTGCTGGCCGGCTGCGGCCCGTCGCCCGCGCGCGGCCTGCTGGCGGATCATTTGCACGAGGATACGCGGCGGAACTTCGTTTTCTGCGCCCATTATGGCTGCACCGCCCGCTGGAACATGGCCATCACCGACGAGGAATGGGCGCCGGTGCGGGCGCTGTTCGAGGTCCCGGCAACCGATGCCGCCGCCGAGCGCGAACGGATCGCGCTGGCTATCGGCCGGATCGAGCGGGTCATCGGCCCCAAGAGCGGCACCGACGCGGACCGGCCCGGCGCGACCATCATCACCGGCCGCACGCGCGGGCAGCTGGACTGCATCGACGAGGCGCACAACACGACGGTCTATCTGACCTTCCTCGAACGCGAAGGCCTGCTGCACTGGCACAAGGTCGGCGATCCGATCATTCGCGGCCGGGTCATCGATCGCTGGTTCCACAACACGGCGACGGTGACAGACACGGCCAGCGGTGTCCTGTGGGCCGTCGATTCCTGGTTCGGCGCCAATGGCGAACCCGCCGACGTGGTCACCGCCGATCGCTGGCTGAAGGGATGGGAGCCGGAGAAATTCGCTACCCGGACGGACCGCTAGCCCACCTCGCCCAGCGCCAGGAACAGCCAGCGCGTGCCATAGGCGAGCGCCAGGAAGACGAGCAGTGACCCCAGCCACAGACCCGCGAACCAGAGCAGGCGGCGCCGTCCCTCGCGCATCAGTGATGGTATCCCTCGCCATGGCGCACCTTGCCGCGGAACACCCGGTAGACGATCACCGTGTAGATCAGCACCAGCGGCAGAAACAGGGCGACGCCCACCAGCAGGAATTTCTGCGTCTCTGGCGGCGCGGCGGCGTCCCAGATGGTGATGGCGCGCGGCACCATGTAAGGCCACAGGCTGACAGCGAGTCCCAGATAGGAAAGCAGGAAAAGTCCGATCGACAACATGAAGGGCGAGGTCTCCCGCCGTGCCTTCAGGGCCAGCAGCAGCGCCAGTCCGACGATAGCCGTGACGATGGGAATGGGCGCGAGCAGCACTAGGTTCGGCATGGAGAACCAGCGCGCCGCGATCTCGGCCTGCATAAGCGGTGTCCACAGGCTGACCGCCACGATGATCGCGAGCAGGCCGACGGCCAGCGCCTTCGCCCAACCATACGCCCAGTCCTGCAACTCGCCTTCGGTCTTGCGGACCAGCCAGGTCGCGCCCAGCAGCGCATAGCCGACCACCAGCGCCACGCCGGTGAACAGGCTGAACGGCGTGAGGAAGCTCATGGCCGTGCCGACGAACTGGCCGTTCTCGATCGGCAGGCCCTGGACAAAGCTGCCCAGCACCAGCCCCTGCGAAAAGGCGGCGACGACGGAGCCGGTGGCGAAGGACAGGTTCCAGACCCAGCCGCTGGTCTCGGCCCTGTGCCGGAATTCGAACGCGATGCCTCGGAACACCAGCGCCACCAGGAACAGGATCAGCGGGACGTAGAGCGCCGGCAGAGTCGTGGCATAGGCCAGCGGAAACGCGCCGAAGAGTCCCGCCCCGCCGAGGACCAGCCATGTTTCGTTGCCGTCCCAAACGGGCGCGATGCTGTCCATCATGACGTCGCGCCACTCCTCGTGGCGGGCGAAGGGGAACAGGATGCCGACGCCCAGGTCGAAGCCGTCCATGATGATGTACATGGCGACGCCGAAGGCGATGACGCCGGTCCAGATCAGGATCAGTTCCATCACTCGGCTCCCGCGGCGGCATGGTCATGGGCATGGGGCGACAGTGCCGGCTCGGGCGGCGGCGCGGTGTCCGGCGCCGGTCCTTTGCGCACGGCGCGCACCGCGAAATACAGGAACGCGGCCAGCACCATGTTGTAGACGATGGCGAACAGCATCAGCGAGGTCATCACCGTCGGCGCCGTCAGCTGCGGCGACACGCTGTCGGCGGTGCGCATCAGGCCATAGACCGTGAAGGGCTGGCGGCCGACCTCGGTGACGGTCCACCCCGCCAGCGTCGCGATGAAGCCGGTCGGCGCCATGGCGACAAGGCCCCATAGATAAGGCCGGGGCAGGCGCTTGCGCAGGAGCACGCCCAGCCATGCCACGGCGATCATCAGCATGCCGAGGCCCACCATGATCCGGAAGGCATAGAACACGATGGCGACCGGCGGCCGGTCCTCTGGCGGTACGTCTTTCAGGCCCGGCACCACGCCGTCGGCGCTATGGCGCAGGATCAGGCTGGCGCCGTTGGGAATGCCGATCTCGAAGATGTTGGTCTCCGCTTCCTCGTCGGGAATGGCGAGCAGCAACAGCGGAATGTTGGGGCCGCTTTCCCAGTTGCCTTCCATGGCCGCCACCTTGACGGGCTGATGCTCCAGTGTGTTGAGGCCGTGCATGTCGCCCGCCAGCAACTGCAGCGGCGCCAGGATGGCGGCCGCCGAGATCGCCAGCTTCAGCGCCTTGCGCGCCGTATCGCCGTGCCGGTCGGTCAGCACCTGCCAGGCCGAGACCGCGGCGACGACGAAGGAGGTGGTCAGCAGCGTCGCCAGCACCATGTGCGCGAGGCGATAGGGGAAGGACGGGTTGAAGACGACCTCCCACCAGCTTGCCACGTGAAAGATGCCGGCTTCGTCGATGATGTGGCCCTGCGGCGTCTGCATCCAGGAATTGGCGGAGAGGATCCAGAATGCGGACAAGGTCGTGCCGAACGCCACCATCAGCGTGGCGAAGAAGTGCAGGCGCGGCCCGACCCGCTTCCAGCCGAACAGCATGATGCCGAGGAAGCTGGCCTCGAGGAAAAACGCCGTCAGGACCTCATAGCCCAGCAGCGGGCCCAGGACATTGCCGGTGGCGATCGAGAAGGTGCTGAAATTGGTCCCGAACTGGAACGACATCGGGATGCCGCTGACCACGCCCATGCCGAACGCCAGGGCGAAGATCCTCACCCAGAATTTGTAGAGATCGCGCCAGCGTGTGTCCTTCGTGCGCAGCCAGAGCCCTTCGACGAGGGCGAGGAAACAGGCCAGACCGATGGTCAGGGTAGGAAAGAGAATGTGGAACGCGATGGTGAACGCGAACTGGAGGCGGCTGAGCAGGACGGCATCGACATCCATGCGACTTCCCCTTTTTCACGAGATCGCGCCGTGAATTAGGCCTCGAGCGCGATCTTGGGAACCCCTCAAACCACCATAGCACCCATGCCTTAACGGGGGGCTGAAAAAGCAAAGGCCGGTCGCGTCGGACCGGCCTTTCCCCTAATGTCGGCGGTCTTGCCCGCTCTATTCGGTTTCGGCGCTGTAGTCGTCGAACGACCACTCCTCGCCCGAATCCATCTGGTCCTCGAACAGGTGTTCGGCGGCCAGCGCCGCGTCTTCCTCGTTGTTGGCCTCCACGTCGGCGATCCAGTAGAAGGTGCCGCGCTTGAGGTTCGCGCGAAGGGTGATCTGATATTTGGGCATGATGCGCCTTATCGGTTCGAGTAGGGCCGCAGCTCCAGCTTGGCGACCGTTTCAGTGTGCACTTCGTCCGGGCCGTCCGCCATCTGCGTCGTGCGCGCATAGGCCCAGGCCTTGGCCAGGAAGTAATCGTTGGTGAAGCCGCCCGCGCCGTGGGTCTGGATAGCGCGGTCGATGATCTTCGCCACCGTTTGCGGCACCACGACCTTGATCATGGCGATTTCCTTGCGCGCGCCCTTGGCGCCGACCTCGTCCATCATGTAGGCGGCCTTGAGCACCAGCAGGCGAAGCTGCTCCAGCTCGATGCGCGACCAGGCGATGTTGGAGCGGATGGTGTCGAAATCGGCCAGCTTCTTGCCGAACGCCTCGCGGCTCGACACGCGGCGGCACATCTGGTCGATGGCGCGGTCGGCGGCGCCGATCAGGCGCATGCAGTGATGGATGCGGCCCGGACCGAGGCGGCCCTGCGCGATCTCGAAGCCGCGGCCTTCGCCGAGCAGTACGTTGGACACCGGCACGCGGACATTGTCGAACAGCACCTCGGCCTCGCCGAACGGTGCGTGATCGTCATTGTAGACCTTCACATGGCGCACGATCTTCACGCCGGGCGTGTCCTTGGGCACCAGAATCTGCGACTGCTGCTGATGCTTGGGCGCGCTGGTGTCGGTCTTGCCCATGACGATGAAGATCTTGCTGCTCTCGCGCATGCCGCCGGTGGTGTACCATTTGCGGCCGTTGATGACGTATTCGTCGCCCTCGCGCTTCATGCTGGTCGCCACGTTGGTGGCGTCCGAGGAGGCGACAGCCGGCTCGGTCATGCAGAAGCACGAGCGGATTTCGCCCTCGAGCAGCGGGATCAGCCACTTGTCCTGCTGTTCCGGCGTGGCGTACTTGACGAACACCTCCATGTTGCCGGTGTCGGGCGCGTTGCAGTTGAACGCCTCGGATGCCCAATCGACCCGGCCCATGATCTCGGCCAGCGGGGCGTATTCCAGATTGGTCAGGCCGACGCCGTATTTGTCGCGGAAGGGATGCGGCAGGAACAGGTTCCATAGGCCCTCGGCCTTTGCCTTCGCCTTGATGTCCTGCAGAATCTGCGGCGTGCGGAAGCGGTTGCCCTGGCTGTCGAGCTGTTCGTAGAACAGGTCCTCGTTCGGATAGATATGGGCGTCCATGAAGTCGATCAGGCGCTTCTGCAGATCCTTGACGCGGTCGCTATAGGCAAAGTCCATGGTGATCCTCCCGGATGATACGCCGCCGTGAGCGCGGCCAAGTCGCGCCCTGTTATAACGGGGTTTGCATCATTGCCAAGTGGGGTTGTGGACCCCCCGGCGGCGCTCAGTCGGTCGTGCTTGCCGGCGCCGGCGCGGTGGTGTTTACCGCGGTGTGCTTGGTGCGCGTGTCCAGATCGGGCATGTGAATCGCCGCCAGATCGGGAATCTTGCCGCTCAGGGCGGGCACGTCCTTGCTGGCCATCTTCGCGTCCTCGTTGCACATGGGCGCCGAGTTGGGCGGCAGGAACGAGGTCTCGAACTGGCCGCGCAGCACGGCGCCGTCGCCCTGGGCCAGCACCGCGGTCACGGCGGCCGCCATGTCCTCGCAGAATTTCGGGTTGTTGAACGTGTTCAGCGAGAAATAATTGGCCATCGACGTCATGTACTTGTTCAGCGCCGCCTGGTGGCCCTTGCCATGGCTGCGCTGGAAGTAGGCCTGCATCACTTTGGAATGGCTGGTCAGCTCGCTGTTATAGCGGGTGATGAAGGTGTTGTAGTTGTCGTACATCTTCAGGCTGGACTTGTGCACGCACTTCAGCGCCGCCACCATCAGGGCCGACTGCAGGCCACGGGCATGTTCCGCCGTGGTTTCCGCCTGGGTCATGCAGGGAAGCGCGGCGGCCTGTCCCGCGATGCCGAACGTCGCGGCCAATGCGACCAGGACGTGCAATGTGCGACGTAGCGAGCCGCGGAATCCTGCGTGGCCTCGAAGAATACGAATGTGACCTCTCCTTGTCGTCGCCGGTTCCGTGCGCTTCAAGGTTGCGCGCACGGCGTCGGATAGCCCCCCGCGCCCACTATAGGCCGGAGCGACTCAAATCTCAAAATCCGAATTGTTGCGCGGCAGGGCGTCCTCGCCGAAGCGGATCGACGGGCCTTCGGCACGGATGCGCTCGCGGGCCGTCAGCGGCTGGTGATCGCCCGCGATCTCGATGGTGTAGGCGCCGACCACCGTGTTGGACCGCACGTCCTTCTCGGCCAGCGCGACCAGACCGTCGATTTCCTCGCCCGAGGCGACGGTCGCGTCGCGGAGGTGCTCGCTCCAGCCGGCGTCCCGGTTGAAATAGACAATGATGCCGTCGCGCAGCCGGTTGGCCGTCACTACCCTGTAAACGCTCTGATCGCCGTCCGCCATTGGCGGCCTCCCTCTGGTTTGGCGCGCGGCGCGCGCCGGAATGCCTGCTGGCGCCTGTTTGACAATACCAGCCGGGGCGGCGGCAAGCATTTTCTGCCGGCGCGTGAGTGGCAAGGCTTCGTGCGGGTCGCTTGCCGCGCCCTATGGCGGCGACTATACAGGACGCACCGACCCCTGCGCAGCGCGCCGAAGGAAAACGCCCTTGTCAGACCAGAACGGCTATTATTTCGAGGATCTCGCCGAAGGCATGTCCGCCTCCTACGCCAAGACCGTCACCGAGGCCGACATCATCCTGTTCGCCGGAATTAGCGGAGACACCAACCCGGTTCACCTGAACGAGGAATTCGCCGCCGCGACCATGTTCAAGGGGCGGATCGCCCACGGCATGCTGTCTGCCAGCTTCATCTCCACCGTGTTCGGGACGAAGCTGCCTGGTCCCGGCTGTATTTACATGAGCCAGTCGTTGCGTTTCAAGGCGCCGGTCCGTGCCGGCGACACGGTCACGGCCAAGGTCACCATCGCGGAACTCAAGCCGGAGAAGAAGCAGGCTCGTTTCGAGTGTGTGTGTCTGGTCAATGGCAAGGCGGTGCTGGATGGCGAGGCGCTGATCCTGGTTCCGTCGCGTCCCGCCTGAGCCGCGAAAAATCCATGAAGCTGTTCCGGCACCTGGACCATTTGCCGCCCGATGTGACCGGGTCGGTTGTCGCCTGGGGCAATTTCGACGGGTTTCACAAGGGCCATCAGGCGGTCGTGGGCCGTGCCGCCGCCATTGCCGACCAGTTGGGCGCGCCGCTCGCGGTGATGACCACCGAGCCGCACCCGTCCCAGTTCTTTCGCCCCGACACGCCGTCCTTCCGGCTGATGAGCCTGCGCTCGAAGGCGCAGGCCATCGAGGCATTCGGCGCCGACGTGCTGTTCGTCCTGTCCTTTGATTCGGCGCTCGCCGGCACCCCGGCCGAGGCATTCGTGCGCCAGGTGCTGATCGGCCAGCTGCAGGCGCGCCATGTGGTCACCGGCTGGGATCAGCGCTTCGGCAAGGGCCGGGGCGGCGACGCCGACCTGTTGCGACGCATGGGCGCCGAGGCAGGTTTCGGGGTCTCGGTGGTCGAGCCGCTGCGCACCGGCGGCGACGTCTATTCGTCGTCGCGGGTCCGCGAGCACCTGCGCCAGGGCGAGCCGCAGCGCGCCGCCGCCCTGATGGGGCACTGGTGGCGTATCGAAGGCCGGGTGGAACAGGGCGACCAGCGTGGCCGCACGATCGGATTTCCGACAGCGAATGTCAGCTGGGGCGA comes from the Iodidimonas sp. SYSU 1G8 genome and includes:
- a CDS encoding MaoC family dehydratase; this translates as MSASYAKTVTEADIILFAGISGDTNPVHLNEEFAAATMFKGRIAHGMLSASFISTVFGTKLPGPGCIYMSQSLRFKAPVRAGDTVTAKVTIAELKPEKKQARFECVCLVNGKAVLDGEALILVPSRPA
- a CDS encoding bifunctional riboflavin kinase/FAD synthetase encodes the protein MKLFRHLDHLPPDVTGSVVAWGNFDGFHKGHQAVVGRAAAIADQLGAPLAVMTTEPHPSQFFRPDTPSFRLMSLRSKAQAIEAFGADVLFVLSFDSALAGTPAEAFVRQVLIGQLQARHVVTGWDQRFGKGRGGDADLLRRMGAEAGFGVSVVEPLRTGGDVYSSSRVREHLRQGEPQRAAALMGHWWRIEGRVEQGDQRGRTIGFPTANVSWGDYLEPLLGVYAVRMHVEDGPRAGVYDGVANLGRRPTFGKTAISFEVHLFDFDGDLYGAHAGVDMIDFIRPERKFDGLAALTAQIALDSAQARRLLAEPAAARDRFPPVTRHSPVEPASTAPGLA
- a CDS encoding DUF2849 domain-containing protein, whose translation is MADGDQSVYRVVTANRLRDGIIVYFNRDAGWSEHLRDATVASGEEIDGLVALAEKDVRSNTVVGAYTIEIAGDHQPLTARERIRAEGPSIRFGEDALPRNNSDFEI
- a CDS encoding acyl-CoA dehydrogenase family protein — its product is MDFAYSDRVKDLQKRLIDFMDAHIYPNEDLFYEQLDSQGNRFRTPQILQDIKAKAKAEGLWNLFLPHPFRDKYGVGLTNLEYAPLAEIMGRVDWASEAFNCNAPDTGNMEVFVKYATPEQQDKWLIPLLEGEIRSCFCMTEPAVASSDATNVATSMKREGDEYVINGRKWYTTGGMRESSKIFIVMGKTDTSAPKHQQQSQILVPKDTPGVKIVRHVKVYNDDHAPFGEAEVLFDNVRVPVSNVLLGEGRGFEIAQGRLGPGRIHHCMRLIGAADRAIDQMCRRVSSREAFGKKLADFDTIRSNIAWSRIELEQLRLLVLKAAYMMDEVGAKGARKEIAMIKVVVPQTVAKIIDRAIQTHGAGGFTNDYFLAKAWAYARTTQMADGPDEVHTETVAKLELRPYSNR
- a CDS encoding DUF2474 domain-containing protein; protein product: MREGRRRLLWFAGLWLGSLLVFLALAYGTRWLFLALGEVG
- the cydB gene encoding cytochrome d ubiquinol oxidase subunit II, translating into MELILIWTGVIAFGVAMYIIMDGFDLGVGILFPFARHEEWRDVMMDSIAPVWDGNETWLVLGGAGLFGAFPLAYATTLPALYVPLILFLVALVFRGIAFEFRHRAETSGWVWNLSFATGSVVAAFSQGLVLGSFVQGLPIENGQFVGTAMSFLTPFSLFTGVALVVGYALLGATWLVRKTEGELQDWAYGWAKALAVGLLAIIVAVSLWTPLMQAEIAARWFSMPNLVLLAPIPIVTAIVGLALLLALKARRETSPFMLSIGLFLLSYLGLAVSLWPYMVPRAITIWDAAAPPETQKFLLVGVALFLPLVLIYTVIVYRVFRGKVRHGEGYHH
- the pabB gene encoding aminodeoxychorismate synthase component I produces the protein MTVLMPSDCFVLLENSRDPRAASFLFEQPERIVRCDDPAGIEAALEAIQAGLDEGLFAAGWLSYEVGYALEPRLRPLMPSDRREPLIWFGLFRRRRRLDRADVELFWRERTQGTGYTLSPLQPVQTREGYLEAFARIQDWIAAGDVYQINLTMDAAAAFDGDPLALHAALRQAQPVSHGAFLAAGDWCVSSHSPELFLSRAGDQVTVKPMKGTAARGRWFEEDEAAKAALSGDAKSRAENLMIVDLERNDLSRMALPGSVSAEDLFHVDAYPTVLQMISTVRGAVPPATRSLDLLRSVFPCGSVTGAPKIRAMEIIAALEQRPRGVYTGAIGHISPDGDAAFSVPIRTLVVDAGGTARMGIGSGVVADSDGPAEWDECLLKAAFLAAPQARPALIETLLWDRDSGWWLLEDHLARLRESAAYFVYPFDDSAVRGALEMASDSFPTGHDQRVRLLLSPAGAVSVTATTLDVRAGREALDSAPPSVAWASTAVRSSDPFLFHKTTRRALYDRAMTAAARDGHWDLLFHNERGEVTEGARSTLFVYRDGNWLTPPLDSGVLPGVFRRHFMARNTVREQVLTRADLESADRICVANAVWGLIEVRLSSSIVRL
- a CDS encoding cytochrome ubiquinol oxidase subunit I, giving the protein MDVDAVLLSRLQFAFTIAFHILFPTLTIGLACFLALVEGLWLRTKDTRWRDLYKFWVRIFALAFGMGVVSGIPMSFQFGTNFSTFSIATGNVLGPLLGYEVLTAFFLEASFLGIMLFGWKRVGPRLHFFATLMVAFGTTLSAFWILSANSWMQTPQGHIIDEAGIFHVASWWEVVFNPSFPYRLAHMVLATLLTTSFVVAAVSAWQVLTDRHGDTARKALKLAISAAAILAPLQLLAGDMHGLNTLEHQPVKVAAMEGNWESGPNIPLLLLAIPDEEAETNIFEIGIPNGASLILRHSADGVVPGLKDVPPEDRPPVAIVFYAFRIMVGLGMLMIAVAWLGVLLRKRLPRPYLWGLVAMAPTGFIATLAGWTVTEVGRQPFTVYGLMRTADSVSPQLTAPTVMTSLMLFAIVYNMVLAAFLYFAVRAVRKGPAPDTAPPPEPALSPHAHDHAAAGAE